From Primulina tabacum isolate GXHZ01 chromosome 2, ASM2559414v2, whole genome shotgun sequence, one genomic window encodes:
- the LOC142523282 gene encoding piezo-type mechanosensitive ion channel homolog isoform X2 has product MNWSLISLINLMISLFFRFTTPKRGFQFRGRILSLWFLLIYSALVVCLQVVFLIVQAIMGSSWSFADTWWIKLMGLMTIQSWKSPTAIYFIVVELLVGLVAIVEINRNNFGLSKSQESRWGSLSSVVEHIGYRLRLVSCLLLPAVQLAVGISNPSWLSLPFFIGSCVGLVDWSLTSNFLGLFRWWKLLWVYAGLSICLLYIYQFHFVFPQTVQGIMNSIGLYKVSVDCDWQEICSAISLMVFYYTLSCVKHDLEDMEFIMSMREGSLTEQLLPSRNSFFVRQLRSGVRHTNILLRGTVFRIFSINWFTYGFPVSLFALSYWSFHFASICAFGLLAYVGYILYVFPSLFRLHRLNGLLLVFILLWAVSTYVFNVAFAYVNWKLGKDMEIWEMVGLWHYPIPGFFLLAQFCLGILVALGNLVSNSVFLCLSNEERQFSNVSETEEVKEDAKVLIVATIAWGLRKCSRAIVLLLIFLIATKPGFIHAVYVIFFFAYLLSHKINKRMRQSLILLCEAHFAILYILQLNLVSRKLENEGYVSKEVLKQLGLIGKDSSWDFLEIALLACFCAVHNHGFEMLFSFSAIVQHTPSPPIGFSILRAGLNKSVLLSVYATSNIRDDYENRSHERKVALYLNDIGKKFLSMYRSFGTYIAFLTILFAVYLVRPNYISFGYIFLLLFWIIGRQLVEKTKRRLWFPLKAYSIGVFIFMYILSIFPTIETWMSAEVDLFVFFGYDTEASLLGNLWESLAILIVMQLYSYERRQSKRMKAENHDPMQLGILGFMKRFLIWHSQKFLLIALFYASLSPISASGFLYLLGLVCCSVLPTASRIPSKSFLMYTGFLVTAEYLFQMWGKQAKMFPGQKYHDFSLFLGLQVYKPTFEGLESGLRAKVLVIAACTLQYNVFRWLEKMPTLLNVGRSEDPCPLFLSAEDFSTAVSTSDGYNQISSGSRDMATQRIGQSNSWPSFRHGIHQSSQDLSSRRSGSTPAPRQFSFGYIWGTMNDGHQWNNKRIVALKQERFEMQKTTLKVYLKFWMENMFKLFGLEINMIALLLASFALLNAISILYVACLASCILLARTVIRKLWPIFVFLFAAILLAEYFAMWKNMKPFNNVSTDTNVHCHDCWKNSNTYFHYCQNCWLGLIVDDPRMLISSFMVFILACFKLRADRMSSFSGSSTYRQVLSQRKNAFVWQDLSFETKSMWTFLDYVRVYCYCHLLDLVLALILITGTLEYDILHLGYLGFALIFFRLRLTILKKKNKIFKYLRVYNFAVIVLSLAYQSPFIGDFNAGKCETIDYIYEVIGFYKYDYGFRITSRSALVEIIIFVLVSLQSYMFSSLEFDYVFRYLEAEQIGAIVREQEKKAAWKTEQLQHIRESEVKKRQRNLQVEKMKSEMLNLQIQLHGTNSISVYDDVSPDKEGLRRRKNVSLSRQDSGAFEKQDGDIHPDSQFSFNVCGSPRSIRAERPFAVDFEKHSMDASLFEITELEEDAADNVIDELTKVDKTKSQSKDNPLASAVQLIEDGVFQVQSIGNQAVSNLVSFLNIVPEDSNSNEPSSFEYGLSNARGSPDVKNKHLNRTASSQSDRSRTSDPASLQIGRIVHHIWSRMRSNNDIVCYCCFVLVFLWNFSLLSVVYLVALFLYALCVNTGPSYIFWIVMLIYTEIYILVQYIYQIMIQHCGFSVHSDLLPKLGFPTKRIKSSFVISLLPLFLVYLFTLLQSSITAKDGEWFSAGFSNFRGGSLNRKQVVAGSTFREKAKKVFQLTKQVTEMVILGCSRYWKSLTREAESPPYFVQLSMDVKSWPEDGIQPERIESAVNQILRLVHEDNCKKEKPNHCPYSSKVQIQSIEKSTENVNVALAVFEVVYTSPLAECVPAEQFSTLTPAADVAKEILKARHAHLVEAVGFPYSILSVIGGGKREIDLYAYIFGADLTVFFLVAIFYHSVIKNKSEFLEYYQLEDQFPKEFVSILMIIFFLIVVDRVIYLCSFATGKVIFYLFNLVLFTYAITEYAWNMDTSQQNAAALALRAIYLTKAVSLALQAMQIRYGIPHKSTLYRQFLTSDVSRFNYLGYRLYRALPFLYELRCVLDWSCTTTSLTMYDWLKLEDINASLYLVKCDNVLNRAKHKPGDKQTKMTKLCNGICLFFILICVIWAPMLMYSSGNPSNIANPINDASFQFDIKTDGGRLTLFQTTLCKRIAWDHVNATGDLDPQYYLSSYNVDDIQLICCQADASTLWFVPDAVQKQFIQSLSTSSMDMKYSWVLMRDRPKGKETVKYEKNVDPLDLPEASEVEGVLNGSFSSFRVHNIYPRFFRVTGSGEVRPFEQEVNDVTADLVLHHGSSEWWSFHVFNSFNTSSCRGMLGPMAIIVSEETPQGFLGETLSKFSIWGLYITFVLAVGRFIRLQCSDLRMRIPFENLPSCDRLIAICEDIYAARAEGELAVEEVLYWTLVKIYRSPHMLLEYTNPS; this is encoded by the exons GTTATCGCCTGAGGTTAGTTTCCTGCTTATTACTGCCAGCTGTGCAGTTAGCTGTGGGCATCAGCAATCCTTCTTGGCTTTCTTTACCTTTTTTCATTGGCAGCTGTGTTGGCCTCGTTGATTGGTCTTTAACAAGCAACTTTTTAGGCCTTTTCAG GTGGTGGAAGCTGCTGTGGGTATATGCTGGCTTGAGCATTTGTCTGCTCTATATATATCAGTTTCATTTTGTGTTTCCACAAACAGTTCAAGGAATAATGAACTCGATTGGTCTGTACAAAGTATCAGTTGATTGTGACTGGCAAGAAATTTGTTCTGCTATTTCTCTGATGGTGTTCTACTATACG CTTTCTTGTGTGAAACATGATTTGGAGGACATGGAATTCATCATGTCCATGAGAGAAGGCAGCTTGACTGAGCAACTTCTTCCGTCGAGAAACTCCTTTTTTGTGCGGCAACTGAG GTCCGGAGTAAGGCATACCAACATTTTGTTGAGGGGAACAGTTTTCAGGATTTTTAGTATTAACTGGTTCACTTATGGCTTCCCG GTATCCTTGTTTGCTCTCTCATATTGGAGCTTCCATTTTGCGAGTATTTGTGCATTTGGATTACTTGCATATGTTGGATATATTTTGTATGTTTTTCCATCCTTGTTCCGCTTGCACCGGTTGAATGGGTTGCTTCTTGTATTTATTCTCTTGTGGGCTGTGAGCACATATGTATTCAATGTGGCTTTTGCATATGTGAACTGGAAACTGGGGAAG GATATGGAGATCTGGGAAATGGTTGGATTGTGGCATTATCCCATccctggtttctttcttctaGCACAGTTTTGTCTTGGAATTCTTGTTGCTCTTGGCAATCTTGTAAGCAATTCAGTTTTTTTATGCCTATCAAATGAGGAGAGGCAATTCTCTAATGTGAGCGAGACCGAGGAAG TAAAAGAGGATGCCAAAGTCCTGATAGTGGCCACAATAGCTTGGGGGCTGCGTAAATGTTCTCGGGCTATTGTGCTGTTGCTGATTTTCCTAATTGCGACAAAACCCGGTTTCATTCATGCTGTATATG TTATATTCTTCTTTGCTTATCTGCTGagtcataaaataaataaaaggatGCGACAATCCCTTATTCTACTCTGCGAGGCTCATTTTGCGATATTATACATTCTTCAGCTTAATCTGGTTTCCAGAAAGTTGGAAAATGAAGGATATGTGAGCAAGGAAGTTTTAAAACAGTTAG GTCTCATTGGGAAAGATAGTTCTTGGGACTTCCTTGAAATAGCTTTGCTTGCATGTTTTTGTGCCGTACACAACCATGGCTTTGAAATGTTGTTCTCATTTTCTGCTATTGTTCAGCACACACCTAGTCCTCCAATTGGATTTAGCATTCTGAGAGCTGGTCTGAACAAATCAGTTCTTTTGTCGGTCTATGCCACTTCCAACATCAGAGACGATTACGAGAATCGATCCCATG AGAGAAAGGTTGCTTTGTATCTCAATGATATTGGAAAGAAGTTCTTATCCATGTATAGATCATTTGGAACCTATATAGCTTTTCTCACCATTCTTTTTGCGGTGTACCTTGTGAGACCCAATTATATATCATTCGGTTACATTTTCCTTCTCCTTTTCTGGATTATCGGAAGACAGCTTGTTGAGAAAACAAAACGCCGGCTATGGTTTCCACTCAAAGCATACTCCATAGGAGTTTTCATCTTCATGTATATTTTAAGTATTTTCCCTACAATTGAGACATGGATGTCCGCAGAAGTTGATCTTTTTGTGTTCTTTGGCTATGATACAGAAGCTTCTTTGTTAGGGAATCTTTGGGAGTCTCTAGCTATACTGATTGTCATGCAACTTTATAGCTATGAGAGAAGACAAAGCAAACGCATGAAGGCGGAAAATCATGATCCAATGCAGTTAGGGATATTGGGGTTCATGAAGCGGTTTCTTATCTGGCATAGCCAAAAGTTTTTGCTTATTGCTCTGTTCTATGCATCATTATCTCCAATAAGTGCATCTGGATTTTTGTATCTTCTCGGTCTTGTTTGCTGTTCAGTTTTGCCTACAGCCTCCCGAATCCCATCCAAATCATTTCTAATGTACACAGGATTTCTAGTGACTGCtgaatatttatttcaaatgtGGGGTAAACAAGCTAAAATGTTTCCTGGCCAAAAGTACCATGACTTTTCTCTTTTTCTTGGTTTACAAGTATATAAACCAACTTTTGAAGGCCTAGAATCTGGTTTGAGGGCCAAAGTACTGGTCATTGCTGCATGTACCCTTCAGTATAACGTGTTTCGTTGGTTGGAAAAAATGCCTACCCTTCTGAATGTAGGTAGATCAGAGGACCCTTGCCCATTATTTCTTTCAGCAGAAGATTTTTCTACCGCTGTTTCAACTTCTGATGGGTATAATCAGATATCATCTGGATCTAGGGACATGGCTACTCAAAGAATAGGACAAAGCAATTCGTGGCCGTCTTTCAGGCATGGTATCCATCAATCATCTCAGGATTTGTCCTCTAGACGAAGCGGTAGTACTCCTGCACCTAGACAATTTTCATTTGGATATATCTGGGGAACCATGAATGATGGCCACCAGTGGAATAATAAAAGGATTGTTGCCTTGAAACAAGAGAGATTTGAAATGCAGAAGACAACACTAAAAGTTTACCTGAAGTTTTGGATGGAAAACATGTTCAAACTCTTCGGTCTAGAGATAAATATGATAGCACTACTGCTAGCCAGTTTTGCTTTGTTAAATGCCATTTCTATTCTCTATGTTGCCTGTCTCGCCTCCTGCATCCTGTTGGCACGGACTGTCATACGTAAACTGTGGCCAATCTTCGTCTTTCTATTTGCTGCAATTCTTCTTGCTGAATACTTTGCGATGTGGAAGAACATGAAGCCTTTCAATAATGTTTCAACTGATACCAATGTACATTGTCATGATTGCTGGAAAAACTCAAATACATATTTCCACTACTGTCAAAATTGTTGGTTGG GTCTTATTGTTGATGACCCTCGAATGCTGATAAGTTCTTTTATGGTCTTCATTCTTGCTTGTTTTAAACTCCGCGCAGATCGCATGTCCAGTTTCTCTGGATCATCTACATATCGTCAGGTGCTTTCTCAGCGTAAAAATGCTTTTGTTTGGCAAGATCTTTCATTTGAAACGAAAAGCATGTGGACTTTTCTCGATTATGTGAGGGTTTACTGTTACTGTCATCTATTAGATCTAGTACTTGCATTGATTCTTATCACGGGAACTCTGGAATATGACATCCTACACCTTGGATACCTTGGCTTTGCTCTTATTTTCTTCCGTTTGAGGCTTACCatactgaagaagaaaaataagATATTCAAGTACttgcgtgtgtacaattttgCTGTTATTGTTCTCTCTCTGGCCTATCAGTCTCCTTTCATAGGGGATTTTAATGCTGGGAAGTGTGAAACAATTGATTATATTTATGAGGTGATTGGattttataaatatgattatggATTCCGGATCACATCAAGATCTGCTTTGGTCGAAATCATCATTTTTGTTCTGGTGTCACTCCAGTCGTATATGTTTTCTTCTTTGGAATTTGATTATGTCTTTAGATACCTCGAAGCAGAACAAATTGGTGCAATTGTACGTGAGCAAGAGAAAAAAGCTGCTTGGAAAACCGAACAGTTGCAGCACATTCGTGAATCCGAGGTGAAGAAACGTCAGCGGAACTTACAAGTTGAGAAAATGAAGTCTGAGATGCTCAACCTACAAATCCAGCTCCATGGTACAAATTCCATTTCTGTTTATGATGACGTTTCACCGGATAAAGAAGGCTTGAGAAGAAGGAAGAACGTGTCACTTAGTCGGCAAGATAGTGGAGCCTTTGAGAAACAGGATGGGGATATCCACCCTGATTCACAATTTTCTTTTAATGTGTGTGGATCTCCTAGAAGTATTAGAGCAGAAAGGCCTTTTGCAGTTGATTTTGAAAAACACTCAATGGATGCGTCCCTCTTCGAGATAACGGAACTTGAGGAGGATGCTGCTGATAATGTTATTGATGAGTTAACCAAAGTAGACAAAACTAAAAGCCAATCAAAGGACAATCCGTTAGCTTCTGCTGTACAGTTAATAGAAGATGGTGTTTTCCAAGTGCAATCAATTGGAAATCAGGCTGTTAGCAATCTTGTTAGCTTTTTAAATATCGTACCTGAAGATTCTAATTCAAATGAGCCCTCATCTTTTGAATATGGACTTTCTAATGCCAGAGGAAGCCCAGATGTTAAAAATAAACACTTGAATCGTACAGCTTCCTCGCAATCTGACAGGAGTAGAACATCCGATCCAGCAAGTCTACAGATCGGACGGATAGTTCATCACATATGGTCCCGGATGAGATCGAATAATGATATTGTGTGTTACTGTTGTTTCGTTCTtgtgtttctttggaatttcagtTTGCTTTCTGTGGTGTATTTGGTAGCTCTATTCCTATACGCTCTCTGTGTGAATACAGGGCCAAGTTACATTTTCTGGATTGTTATGCTAATCTATACAGAGATATATATCTTGGTTCAATATATCTACCAAATCATGATACAGCATTGTGGTTTCAGCGTGCATTCTGACCTTCTGCCCAAGTTGGGGTTTCCTACAAAAAGGATAAAATCATCATTTGTTATCAGTTTGCTACCTCTTTTTTTGGTGTACTTGTTTACTTTATTACAGAGCTCTATAACTGCAAAAGATGGTGAGTGGTTTTCAGCGGGATTTAGTAATTTCAGAGGGGGATCCCTAAATAGAAAGCAGGTTGTGGCAGGCTCCACCTTCAGGGAGAAAGCAAAAAAGGTCTTCCAATTAACGAAACAGGTTACTGAAATGGTGATCCTTGGCTGTTCTAGATACTGGAAATCTCTGACGCGAGAAGCTGAATCTCCTCCATACTTTGTTCAATTGTCCATGGATGTGAAATCATGGCCCGAGGATGGGATCCAACCAGAGAGGATTGAGTCTGCGGTAAATCAGATTCTCCGGCTTGTACATGAGGATAACTGCAAGAAGGAAAAGCCTAACCATTGCCCTTATTCCAGCAAGGTTCAAATTCAAAGTATTGAAAAAAGCACTGAAAATGTGAATGTGGCCTTGGCTGTTTTTGAGGTTGTTTATACCTCTCCTTTAGCAGAGTGTGTTCCTGCAGAACAATTCAGCACTCTTACTCCAGCAGCTGATGTTGCAAAAGAGATCCTTAAAGCACGGCATGCTCACCTTGTTGAAGCAGTTGGATTTCCATACTCTATACTCTCAGTAATTGGAGGAGGCAAAAGAGAAATTGACCTTTATGCATATATCTTTGGGGCTGATTTGACGGTTTTCTTTCTAGTTGCTATATTTTATCATTCTGTCATAAAAAATAAGAGTGAATTTCTGGAATATTATCAGCTTGAGGATCAATTTCCGAAAGAGTTTGtatcaattctaatg ATAATTTTCTTCTTGATTGTTGTTGATCGCGTCATATACTTATGTTCATTTGCGACGGGGAAGGTcatattttatcttttcaacCTCGTTCTTTTCACTTATGCCATCACCGAGTATGCTTGGAATATGGATACTTCACAGCAGAATGCCGCTGCATTGGCCCTTCGAGCAATTTATCTTACTAAAGCGGTTTCTCTTGCTTTACAAGCCATGCAAATTCGATATGGCATTCCACATAAAAGTACACTTTATCGTCAGTTTCTAACCAGTGACGTATCTCGTTTTAATTACTTAGGATATAGGCTCTATCGTGCTTTGCCTTTTCTGTATGAATTGCGATGTGTCCTTGATTGGTCATGCACAACTACATCACTGACAATGTATGACTGGCTGAAG TTGGAGGATATAAATGCAAGCTTGTACCTCGTCAAATGTGATAATGTTCTGAACAGAGCTAAACATAAACCAGGAGACAAGCAAACCAAGATGACTAAGTTGTGCAATGGCATATGCCTGTTCTTTATTTTGATTTGTGTTATTTGGGCTCCAATGCTG ATGTACAGTAGTGGCAATCCATCAAACATTGCGAATCCAATTAATGACGCCAGTTTTCAGTTTGACATCAAGACAGATGGTGGAAGGTTGACCTTATTCCAGACAACTCTTTGTAAAAGAATTGCATGGGATCATGTAAATGCAACTGGAGATCTTGATCCTCAATATTATTTGAGCTCATATAATGTGGATGACATTCAACTCATTTGTTGCCAAGCTGATGCAAGTACTCTGTGGTTTGTACCTGATGCGGTTCAGAAGCAGTTTATCCAGTCTCTAAGCACTAGTTCTATGGATATGAAATATTCTTGGGTTCTTATGAGGGACCGACCAAAGGGCAAGGAGACTgtgaaatatgaaaaaaatgtCGATCCCTTGGATCTTCCCGAAGCATCAGAAGTTGAGGGAGTTCTAAATGGTTCCTTTAGCAGTTTTAGGGTTCATAATATCTATCCAAGATTTTTTCGTGTTACTGGTTCTGGTGAAGTGAGACCTTTTGAGCAGGAG GTAAATGATGTCACCGCTGATCTTGTCCTACATCATGGTAGTTCTGAATGGTGGTCCTTCCAtgttttcaattctttcaatacAAGTAGCTGCCGTGGCATGTTAGGGCCCATGGCTATCATTGTATCAGAGGAAACTCCAC AGGGATTTCTTGGTGAGACACTCAGCAAATTCAGCATTTGGGGTCTATACATAACATTTGTGCTAGCGGTAGGCCGGTTTATCAGATTGCAATGTTCTGACCTCCGAATGAGAATACCATTTGAGAATCTTCCTTCCTGCGACAG GTTGATAGCCATCTGCGAGGATATATATGCTGCCAGAGCAGAAGGTGAACTTGCAGTTGAAGAGGTCCTTTACTGGACACTCGTCAAGATTTACCGATCACCTCATATGTTGCTCGAATACACCAATCCCAGCTAG